A stretch of Planctomicrobium piriforme DNA encodes these proteins:
- a CDS encoding DUF1269 domain-containing protein, producing the protein MATLAVIAYPNEETAEEVRLKLIKMQKDYLLDLRDAVVVVRDEQGKIRLRQMFNMTAAGAVTGGFWGTLVGMIFLSPLFGLAVGAAWGAASGALTDIGIDDDFMKKLAETLTPGTAALCVLLHSEAPDKVVEEIRQFGGTVIKTNLSHENEDKLRVALGGTPA; encoded by the coding sequence ATGGCAACGCTGGCAGTGATCGCTTATCCGAACGAAGAAACAGCCGAAGAGGTCCGGCTCAAGCTCATCAAAATGCAGAAAGACTATCTGCTCGACCTCCGCGATGCGGTGGTTGTGGTGCGCGACGAACAAGGCAAGATCCGCCTGCGGCAGATGTTCAATATGACGGCCGCCGGAGCCGTCACCGGCGGATTCTGGGGAACGCTGGTCGGCATGATCTTCCTGAGTCCGTTGTTCGGTCTGGCTGTTGGAGCCGCCTGGGGCGCTGCCTCGGGGGCACTCACCGACATCGGCATCGACGACGACTTCATGAAGAAACTGGCCGAAACCCTGACGCCGGGCACCGCCGCATTGTGCGTGCTGCTCCACTCCGAGGCTCCGGACAAGGTGGTCGAAGAAATCCGCCAGTTCGGCGGCACCGTCATCAAGACGAACCTGAGCCACGAAAACGAAGACAAGCTGCGGGTCGCCCTGGGCGGAACACCTGCCTGA